In Salmo salar chromosome ssa14, Ssal_v3.1, whole genome shotgun sequence, the sequence GCAGGCATAATTCTCTGCCTCTTATTGTAGCCGACCAGAGAGGAAATGGGTGGTGGAGGAGCAGACATGTTGGATTAGGGCGAGGATGAAAAAGCAAACAACTAAAGACATTTTGTTTGCTTACATAATGTTATCTATTTACCCTCTTAATAAAAGGCTCTAGATGTTGTATAGGTTTCTGTACATGCATGTTTTTTAAATATTCAACACGTCATCAAAATCCTTCTACTGTTTTTGTATGACCTGCATGTACTTGCAATCATTTCTAAAATGTGCAGCCCCTGGCATTAACACGGGGTAGTTCATATAGTCATCCTGTTCCGTCTCACCAGCCGTAAGCATCCTCTAAAGTCTAAGCTCTCAGTAGCCAAAAtggcttcctctcttctccttcaacTGCACTAATGTGACAAAATTGTTCAAGCAAATTCCTGCCCCAGAAAGCATCCACAACATTGTTTTCACCTTCCCTGTGACTATTGGGATGCACTCTATTTGACTCAACATATGTTCTCGTTGTGTCAACATTCCCCTCTCCTATTGGCCAGAGACTGTTCAATTATCTAATGATAGGACTTTCTATTGGTCCGTGAGGATCAAGGGTATGAGGGGTGTTGTATTTTCAGGTGGTGTTAGAGGATCAATGAATCCCCGTTGGGCGTTGCGGTGCTGTGAATGTATAGGTATATCTGACTGTTTAGACCATGCCTCTGTGTGGAGAAGATAAGATATTCCCATATTCCCTTAACTAGACACAGCAAATTAAACCGACAAGCCTCTGGAGAGATGGAGGTGACCTCTGACCTATAGAAATACAAGGTCTAGAGTATATTTGCCCATCAAGATAAAGGAATTGATTTGGTTGGGCATTTGAATGGGCATATTGTGATCtacacagtatatatatctatctgtCTTGGAACGCTATGGATGAAAGAATGGAAGCTCCTCCTTTTCCTCACCCCATACACCCCTGCCACTCCTTACTGTATATTCATAAACACGTGCCCATGTTAAAGAATGCACATATAAGCACgttcacacaagcacacacacacacacacacacacacacacacacaagcatgcacaaacAAGCATaagtgcacacacgcacgcacctcCCTGCAGAATTGATCGACTATTCCGTCTCaatccatctctccttctgttactTAGCAACCAGGTTGTAGGAGTTTTATTCCACTGTATTTTCAGTAAATAAAGTAGATATTATTCATATTAACGCCAGACCCACATTATGTATGCAGTATGCTATATTTTAAGTGTGTTTATATCTTTATTGATGCATTGTTCGTGTGGAGTGTTACGGGAAGTGATCTGGAAGCCATTATCTAGGCTATACCATAGGAGCCACATATTGGATCAGAAACTGATTACATAAAATGTTAACACTTCCTCTCTTTTCCTTATTGATCATAGGAGAGCAGaagaaatgtaaaaatatatatatatagaatataaaatatatatgttatatttaaATCTAATTATAGCCAGGAATTATAATTGTCTCCAGAAAAATCTACCCTAATGGTTGGGTTTCTGTTATAGCACAACCAAtcgatcagtcaatcaatcaatcagccaaTCATCCGTTCAGCAGATCAATATATTAGTTAATACAAAGATGAATGAATGAAggacaaaaaaaatctattggAGACAACAGGAAATGATGATCATGATATACAAGCAATACTGAAGTGCTGGTTCAGAGATGTGAAGCCTCTCTTTTCATATACCCCGGAACTCTAATTCGATCAGTCCATATCGTACTCCTGCTATTTTCTAATACGGTCATTTGCTGAGAATGAGATAAAAGAATGGTGAAAATAGACAAaaggatggtgatgatgatgatgatgatgatgatgactttaTTCTTAACAATGGAGTAAGgtctatttttgttgttgttataaaTAATACCAAATTTCATTTTTGTTTTTATGATATTGATATATTTTACTGATATAttgataaaaaatgtaatataatgtatatGTTACTATTTGCAACAACTTTAAGAAAGCTCTAATGAACTAAGTAGTATAATTATTTTGGAAAACTTCCATGTTTAGACTACTTAATTTAATGTACTTATTACAACACGAAAAGCCATTTTGATACTCCTGAAATATCAAATTCAAAGCCGTTTGAACAAACCATTCGCTAAAAAACGTTCAACTTTGTCGAGTTGGTTTATTGGGATAAGTAGCCTATCGAAGAAAGTTTTTTCGTTAGTTATGTGAACGGTACAGGCCTCTTCTCACATTCACATACATATCTCAACGAATACTGAGACCTTTTATGTTTTAATGAGCTGTACACCCATTTTAACCGGAAGTGGGCTAAATATTTCAATTAAAGTTTGATAAACAATTAGCCTGTGGGTTACATAAAAAGCATCAATTACATCAAACCAAATAAACAAATTTAATGAATTCAGTATTTGGAATAACTAACCAAAAATGATCTTGTCAATTAAATTGTCACACAGCCTATCTTAGCCTATAGCAAAGAACATTGCATTGTTTAAAGGTagacaacatatatatatttttcaacgaATATAGCAACTTCAAATTAATCATTAGTTGTTTACCTAAAACAGATACATTTAACAACCTTTGGATTTCTATTCACTGGATATTGATTACCAATCGTATCGATAGGACCAAGACATAGGCCACCCTTTTCATTATTCTGCCCACAGTCCGTCAGCGTTGCACTTCAAGAGCAATCCTCTGTTTTGATGAAAAGCATGAACAGTAGCCTAACCATGTGAAAGTCAGTTTATTATACTTCAAACTactttattgtttatttattgcGTTATAAATATAACGTGTGAGAGTCAATATCTCCATGTCATATGGATGTAGGCCTGTTTTAATTTATCAAAAGAAATCGAGAAACCAACATACACAGCTCTAGACATGTATTTTTCCCGTTTCTCCAAAATAGGACTTAAAAGTGAACAGAAAATGGATTTCATAGATGAGGGATTATTTGCTGTTTTTAGGAAATAACCATGACGAAGATTGAGAAGTGTGTAGAGTGGTCAATAAATCAAATGAGCAAATCAATTCTTAAACTTGGTAAAATAATTAAGTACCAGTACTACCCAGAAGAAGGAAGATTTTTGTGCTCCAAAATATAACGTTTATTCAGTCTTCTTTATTAACAGCTTGACTCTCCTATTACAAAACTTAGAAAAGAGCAACCTCAAATTATGCTTAAAATTAATATGATTCATATTCTTTTGTTAACAATACTTTTTTACCTTTCAAAATAACAGGTTGGTTCTTGTGATTTTTAAAGCAGTGTGGTATTCTAAAAGCAGTATGTTATTCGCTGCAAGACTAAAAATATACAGTAACACAAATGTATACTAAATATATTATACTAAAGCTGAAAAAAACTTTAATCGGAAGATCTTTATAAATAAGGCTGCCTGTCATAATATTCTTCAAAAGGAATTAAAATATGTTGTTTACTTCCAAACATGTATGCATTGCCTTATATCAACAGCTGTAACTCAGATGCTCAAAAAAATTCATCCGGCTATTTTCCACACACAAAGGTGATGTGTCATATTCCTGACACAAAATATTGTTTAGTTCCATCTTACCAGCCCAGACAACACTGACAACAGGTGCACGCAAAACTCACAGTTGGGCGTCTGATGTCGTGATCTCTGGAAATATTCCGTCACCCGCTCGCTACCTGTTTTTGATATCCAAGTGGGTGCGCTGTTCAATTAGTAATTACTTTGTCCAAATATTTCGTTACACTTTTGTCCATAAACGTGAAGTGTTTCTAGCCAATTTGTTTGATATAATGAACACGAGGCCTGTTGATTTACTGTTCAATTTAAACTTTATTTTAACCAATTAAATCAAAGACTAAATATATTTTCAAAATAAGGGCAATGGTCACTAGAGAGACTGAAGTGTGCAGCCATCATGCAATCAAAACCGATATAATTAATGAACAGAAATTTTGAGATTTGAGTAATTTGTAAGTCTACAAAGACTTATCTTGGTGGACATGCGATAAACATATCCTCTCAAAACATCACTGAACTGGTACAGAAAACCAGGCCAGAAAACAACTACTCCAAAAGTGCAAACGAGCCTGGTCATAGGTACAGGTTTGTGGTTTAAAGCTGACGTACAACTtccacaaaggacacacacacacagacggagagGTGAGCGTGTGTGACTTGGGTCAGACGGGCAGTATCTAACATCCATCACTATAGCGCCTCAGAGCCAATACCCAGGCTGAAGAGACGCTGCGCATGCCGAGCTAACCGATTCTCTGGCGCTCCAACGGTCATTTATTTCCGATAGCGGCCGGTGGGTCGTCGATAGAGCGAGAGTAGGCTAACCCAGGGAGACACGTTCACACGCTGTATGCTTTTTAGAGGTTACAACAGTGTGACCAGTGAAACCTTTAGTGTTCTACCCATTTTATTCAACAGTGTTAGGCCTATAGGCCTACGCTTCAATGTCTATTGGCCTAGTCAGTcgaacaactgaatgcattcaatcgaaatgtgtcttcctcatttaacccaacccctctgaatagaGAAGTGCTGGGACCTGCCTTAATCCACGTCCACGTCAtcatgccttgctcaagggcagaacggcagatgtTTTTCACTTTGCCAGCtccgggattcgaaccagcgacctttccaACGCTTTTAACAGCTACCTGCCGCCTATTTACTTAGACGTTGTGCTTTTAAGTGCTTTGGAAATGGAAATGACATAATATTTACATAATAACTATGTTGTTTATTAAGATTCTCGAAACAACTACTGTACTGAATTATCTTAGCGCTGTTATTACACAATGCATTTGTTAATCATAAAAATACCATCTGTGAAATAAAGTTAATAAATAAAAGCAATTGTTATATTATAACAAAtgattcatattattattattaggcctatagtagtagtagtagtagtagcctattagtagtattattgggccaagtattattattattattattattattattatatacattAGGTTATTGTCCAATCTGTCATGAAAAAGTGAATAAGATGGAATCTCATGGTCACTAGTAAAGTAAAGAAATATCAGAAAACAATATAAACATGCCTGTTGTGCGCGATCAGATCTATAAAATAGCATTTTAGAAGAAAGAACGTGGTTATTAAGTCTACACGTTCACATGTCCATGCTGTTTTTTGGGCCAAACAAATTCCTTTACTTACCAGCCGAGTGAACTTCAGAACAGTGGGCCTCAGAACTTCAGAACGCTGGACCTCAGAACTTCAGAACGCTGGACCTCAGAACTTCTGAACGCTGGACCTCAGAACTTCAGAACGCTGGACCTCAAAACTTCAGAACGCTGGACCTCAGAACTTCAGAACGCTGGACCTCAAAACTTCAGAACGCTGGACCTCAGAACTTCAGAACGCTGGACCTCAAAACTTCAGAACGCTGGACCTCAAAACTTCAGAACGCTGGCTGGAGTTTAGAATGAAACGCTTCAGAACAGGATATGGTTTGCCCTTTTTTCTCAACATCATCATGCACGGCGTTAGGATTCTATCTGTGTGACCTCTCCACCCCCTAACAGGGTCAGGCCACATCATTCATCTCTGTCAATCAATACATTGATCAGGTTTATCACTAAGCGCATAAATGCCAAACCATTCACTCCGTGGGAAAACAACGTTTATCTGTAAAAGGGGCACTTGTGCAGAGTGAATAAAATCAAATTGTGCGCATATTGTGATGACGCATACTCGGAGACATAGATTGGAGTTTGTTACTTTTAAAAGCATTTGACTTTTACATTTAAATCGCTCAagcacgcgcgcgcgcacacacacacgcgcacacacacacacacacacacacacacacacacataaacaggtgCATGACTTGATGCCAGACCCActggcacagacgtcagttcaacgtatATTCCATATTGGTTCAACGTATAttcattgaaattacgtggaaacaacgtttattcaaccagtgtgtgcccagtgcatACCCTTCACACATAtacagtgtgttctgtctgtGAATCCCACACGACTATAATGCGCGTAACCGCCCCCGTTTTAAATACACAGGGGCGCGCCCACATACATCTTGATACCCGGCTCAGCCAATTTTCAGTGGAAGTGCTGTTGGACAAGGGATGAGATATAGCAAACGAGCGCCTATAACACAGGACAACAACACAGCCAAACGTGGACGAGGACTTTACGCGATATTTACCTACCTTGGAACAAGATAAATTATTTACAAAAACCATGTTGGATTGACTGGAGAAAAACTCTAATCAATGGATTGGTTTTGAGATCGTTTGGTAATATTATCACTTCAGgagtctgagagagggagagtgagcgcgcgcctctgtgtgtgtgagtctgagtGAAAGGACCGAGaaggagcgggagagagagggaggggagggaggtgggatcAAGGAAGATAGATTCTTTCAGTGATGGAACTCACAATGGAAAACCTTGGAAACCTCCACGGCGTCTCGCACTCACAGGCCGGGGAACTGATGAGCTCCACGCACGCCCGGCAGTCCTCCGCCCCTTCACACAGGAACCTGGTTTCTCACACACACGGCCGGTCGGCCATGGTGTCCAGTATGGCCGCGATCCTGGATGGTACCGGGGACTATCGGACAGACCCCTCGGCGCTCTCTGGCCACCTCCACCCGGCTATGAGCATGTGCGAGTCCGGGATGAGCCTGAGCAACACCTACACCACACTGACCCCTCTCCAGCACCTACCTCCCATATCCACGGTCTCCGAcaagttccaccacccacacccacactccCACCACCACGCAGCCGCCCACCAGCGACTCTCCGCGGGGAACGTCAGCGGGAGCTTTACGTTGATGAGGGATGACCACCGGGGGCTGGCGTCTATGGGAAACCTGTACGGCCACTACCCTAAAGATATGTCCGGCATGGTCCATGGGTCACTCTCCCCGTTGTCCAACGGCCTCGGCTCTTTGCACAACTCCCAGCAGACGCTCTCAGCCTACGGTCCAAGTGCTCACCTTAGTAATGATGCCAAGATGCTCTCTCCCGTGACAGGCTTCGAGTCCCACGCCGCAATGCTGTCCCGGAGCGAGGAGCACCTTGCCAGGGGTTTAGGTGGCCATGGGCATGGCATGATGTCCAACCTCAACGGGATGCACCATCCGCACAGCCACCTTCACTCCCAGGCCAATGGGGCAGCGATGCTGGCCGAGCGAGAGAGGCACGGGGCTGGGTCCGGCCAGGGAGGAGGGTCGGGAGGGCAGGCAGAGGAGATCAACACGAAAGAGGTGGCTCAACGGATAACGGCAGAGCTGAAGCGTTACTCAATTCCCCAGGCGATTTTCGCCCAGAGGATCCTATGTCGGTCCCAAGGAACCCTCTCGGATCTTCTGCGGAACCCCAAGCCGTGGAGTAAACTCAAGTCAGGCCGGGAGACGTTTAGGAGAATGTGGAAGTGGCTCCAGGAGCCCGAGTTTCAGCGGATGTCTGCCCTTCGGTTGGCGGGTAAGATGCTTCTGGTCTCACGGCCTTTCTCGTGTGGGCTGCGTGTTGAACAGCCGATCGTAACTATTGACGTTTTACGCATAGAAGCGTAGTGTGTTCACTCTTTTGTCAAACCCTCTCTATTTAATGTTACGACAAATAACTAGCTGTATAGGCTACTATAATTAATCTGATATGCTATATATCACTTATTTTAGGCTAAAGACGCCCAGCGTTGAAAGAAAATCACAGTAAAACGAAAGTTATACACGTCAGACAAATCCACAACTTCCAAACGATTCAGCACCATAGTCAGTGAAAACGGGTGCGACAGAAACGAGACCAAGTACGTCTTAAACTTCAGATCAGACTTTGTGAGAGaatctttctctctttttaaatcactgtttttgttgttgttgagagatACAGTATCTGGGGTACAGTGAAAGTGATTGCATGATATATCTGTCAGCATTTGTTGGTGTGACACGTTCCAAGAGAAACTGCATGCACACCGTTACACCTCAGCCCAACGTTAACCCGGTTTTTGTCGGCTACCCATGCAGCCTGATATAACCGTTGAGAGGACCTGGACATTTCATAGTCATGTCAGGCTAATATGAGGCTCGGTGTATTATGGGGATATGTGTGCTCTGTCACGCGCCAGGccggatgtgtgtgtgtaataataaaTTGCATTTGTAGAGCACTTGACATTTACAGACAGACATCACAAAGTTCTTTACATTGTGTGCTTTAATAATAGGGGAAAACTATTAGGCGAGAATTAAAATATAGCTAGTGGCCTAGAACTATAGAATACGCAAAATAATAAGGGAGGCGACAGAGACTAAACACATAGAACTTGGTGTCTAAAACATGTCGTCCTGTCCATCGTGGTTTTCTCTAGTGAATCCCATATGTTCCAAGCATGTCACCCACACAGTCACTCCCTCTCATGGGTCCCGCTTGCTCGGCCAGCTTGAACATAAAGGCCTAAACTAGTCGCAGGTTGGTATTTATTGTCATGAgtattgttctggaggcagcactGCAGAGAGGTCACAAGCTGGCACGCTGgcatagccacaaagtcatacaaactgagtttaaacctaaccttataaccataaccataaccacactgctaaccctaatgtttaaccctaaccttcaattaagaccaaaaagcacatttttgttatcatgaatttttacgatatagcAGATTTTTTACGAGATCTAGCGGATATcgttcagttctgcctccagggcaagattcataacAATACATGCCAACCTACAAACCAGTCGCGCGGGAGGAGAGCGCGTCAGATGGGCGCGTGACCTCTGGCTGCACGGTCAATACACGAGTTCTCACTCTCCCCTTTTAAATGTGGCACATGGATCAATATTCGAATCCAGACCTGAAAGACAGCTAACCACATGGCCGCGCCGGCTTTTCATTTAGGCAGCTTTTGTAGTTTAAGGTCTAAAATTAGACTAGATAGGCCTATGGGTTGTCCCGTCTGTCTACCACTGGCTTCCTCCTGCTTTGGTGACGCAGACGTTTAGTTGCCAGGTCGAATaccgaatactgacttgtatcacgggttaCCTGCCTGTTAAGTTTATTTCGATATTTCAAATGCTGTCGAGCCTATCCCTTGGCCATAGAAAACCATTTACTATAAAATACAAACTATTTTCGTGCAAAGGAATTTTCTTGCCACGGACACATTCGTCATGTTTTAATTATATTATTCCCAGCCCCCATCCCGcaagaggccttttgcctttttgtaggccgtcatagtaaataagaatttgttcttaactgacttgccttgttataTAAAGGTTCCGTCTCCTAATCATGGTGAAAACGTTCTCACCCTGTACAATAGCTGAATATCCCATTGACATCATTTCCGTTCATATGCGTTAATAGTTTAATTTACTCATAAACAAAGTGTAGAAATAACTAGGCTAAGTCATACAAAGCTTATATGTAATCCCATTACATGTGTGTCTTTTGTTCGTTCTAATCTGTCAAAGGGAAGATCACTCTGAACACGGTGCAGTGGTGTGCATTCTTTTGTGATTAGTAGAGGGGTTGATTTTAGTACCCCTCCCCACAAGTTTCAATTAAATCATATACATCTGAATGGCTGATGAGTTATTGACTcatgataagtgtgtgtgtgtgtgtgtgtgtgtgtgtgtgtgtgtgtgtgtgtgtgtgtgtaagcctttgtgtgtgtgtttgtgtgtcagcaAGCATGTGTTGAGTTGAAATGATGATCGCACCAAATCACAAccaagtttcctgtgtgtatgtgcTCAAGAGTAGCCTGGTCCCAATCCTTCTATCTCGTTATCATACCATACATATTTGGCAAGGCATTGAACCAACACAAAAAAAGGAGTAGGTAAAATCACAAACAAACTGGATCAGCAGGCTAGTTCAGGGGTCCATAAGGACACAGACTGTTGAAGCAGCTAGCAGGTtg encodes:
- the onecut3b gene encoding one cut domain family member 2 isoform X1, with product MELTMENLGNLHGVSHSQAGELMSSTHARQSSAPSHRNLVSHTHGRSAMVSSMAAILDGTGDYRTDPSALSGHLHPAMSMCESGMSLSNTYTTLTPLQHLPPISTVSDKFHHPHPHSHHHAAAHQRLSAGNVSGSFTLMRDDHRGLASMGNLYGHYPKDMSGMVHGSLSPLSNGLGSLHNSQQTLSAYGPSAHLSNDAKMLSPVTGFESHAAMLSRSEEHLARGLGGHGHGMMSNLNGMHHPHSHLHSQANGAAMLAERERHGAGSGQGGGSGGQAEEINTKEVAQRITAELKRYSIPQAIFAQRILCRSQGTLSDLLRNPKPWSKLKSGRETFRRMWKWLQEPEFQRMSALRLAACKRKEQDQGRERNLVPKKQRLVFTDLQRRTLAAIFRENRRPSKEMQITISHQLGLELSTVSNFFMNARRRCHADRWGSTGGAEGNEHSGVHGSVHSHMHAHGNNNNAGSSPAQPGTSSATTFSKA
- the onecut3b gene encoding one cut domain family member 2 isoform X2, whose translation is MELTMENLGNLHGVSHSQAGELMSSTHARQSSAPSHRNLVSHTHGRSAMVSSMAAILDGTGDYRTDPSALSGHLHPAMSMCESGMSLSNTYTTLTPLQHLPPISTVSDKFHHPHPHSHHHAAAHQRLSAGNVSGSFTLMRDDHRGLASMGNLYGHYPKDMSGMVHGSLSPLSNGLGSLHNSQQTLSAYGPSAHLSNDAKMLSPVTGFESHAAMLSRSEEHLARGLGGHGHGMMSNLNGMHHPHSHLHSQANGAAMLAERERHGAGSGQGGGSGGQAEEINTKEVAQRITAELKRYSIPQAIFAQRILCRSQGTLSDLLRNPKPWSKLKSGRETFRRMWKWLQEPEFQRMSALRLAVVRPVREKARLTARKTRSRHSAPASVPGTPL